From Salvia splendens isolate huo1 unplaced genomic scaffold, SspV2 ctg481, whole genome shotgun sequence, one genomic window encodes:
- the LOC121790342 gene encoding uncharacterized protein LOC121790342, with product MKRWAAFVVVVVVMVASAAAQGLSPSQCNNQKNNLKYTCRNVVVGGKPSEGCCQLVRAGNTECLCQFVTPKLVAALGGAARAIGLVRGCGRTIPRNFKCGSLTTPP from the exons ATGAAGAGATGGGCAGCttttgtggtggtggtggtggtgatggtggCGAGTGCGGCGGCGCAGGGGCTGAGCCCGAGCCAGTGCAACAACCAGAAAAATAATCTCAAGTACACGTGTCGTAACGTGGTGGTAGGGGGGAAGCCGTCGGAAGGGTGCTGTCAGCTAGTCAGGGCGGGGAACACCGAATGTCTTTGCCAATTTGTTACGCCCAAGTTGGTTGCGGCGCTTGGCGGCGCCGCCCGTGCTATTGGACTCGTTCGAGGCTGCGGCAGAACCATCCCTCGCAATTTCAAGTGTGGAA GTTTGACCACTCCACCTTGA